The genome window TAAATGAAGTATTGAAATAAATACTAAGATTATTATAAGCTCATAGAGTATTACATTATTTATTATTATAATTATTATTAATTTATCAAATAACGGGAGAAACATTATTATTAGGAAAAATTAAAAGTTAAAAAATATTGAATTTTTAAATAACATGACTAAATAAGAAAATAACAGTAAACCCTAATAGTAACTCTTAAAAATAAATGTATAACTTTTTTTAGTGTATAATAGGTCAAAAGACCAGATTATCGTATAATTTATGCAAGTTTCACCTAAAAATAATTTCAATTTTTAGTTATTACATAAATTATCCCGATTTAATAAGCTTAGGAGGCTTAAATATGGGAAAAGGTGAAGAATTAACAACAACAAAATATTTAATCCATGCTCAAATTACAGCGAATGGTATTGTTGAAAAGCCAGATGTTGTTGGAGCTGTCTTTGGGCAAACTGAAGGTTTACTTAGTAATGATTTAGATTTAAGAGAACTTCAAAGAACTGGAAGGATTGGAAGAATCCAAGTTAACATCCATTCAAATAGTGGAAGAGCAAAAGGAGAAATTGTAATTCCATCCAGTTTAGACAGAGTTGAAACCGCCATTCTCGCTGCATCACTCGAAACCATTAACAGAGTGGGTCCTTGTGAAGCAGAAATTCAAACCACAAAAGTTGAAGATGTAAGGGCTGTTAAAAGAGAACAAGTCGTTAACCGTGCAAAAGAAATTTACAAAAACATGGTTGAAAGCGTCGGTCCAACTAGTATAAAAATGATTGAAGAAGTAAGAGAAGCCATGAGAGTTCATGAAATCTCTGAATATGGTGAAGACCGTCTTCCTGCGGGACCAAGTATCCATACATCTGATGCAATTATTGTTGTAGAAGGACGTAGCGATGTTTTAAATTTACTTAAATATGGAATCAAAAATACTGTAGCTGTTGAAGGTGTAAGCGTACCACATTCCATTGGAGAATTAAGTAAAAAAAGGACAACCACAGCATTTGTTGATGGTGACAGAGGCGGAGAGTTAATCCTTAAAGAATTATTACAAATTGGTGAAGTAGACTACATCACACGTGCTCCAAAAGGAAAAGAAGTGGAAGATCTTGAAAAAGATGAAGTTTTAGTTGCTTTAAGAGACAAAGTTCCTACAGCACAATTTTTAGCTACAACCAATATTCTAAATGATTAAAACAACAATAACAATCGTAAAAAAGAAAACAATAAACATCATAATAAAAAACATCAAAAATACAACCGCAATGAAAAACCACAGCAGGTTAAAGAGCCTGAAATCGAAGATGATGAAGTTAGCTTAATGAAAGATATGCTAAAAGAATTTGAAGGAACCGGTTGCGGAGCTATTTTAGATGAAGCTTTAAATATGACTAAAGAAGTTGAAGTGGAAAATATTTACGAAGAAATCAAAAATATTGAAGGCAACGTTGATACAGTCATATTTGATGGTGTAATCTCACAAAGATTGGTGGATGCTGCATCTGAAAAAGGAATTAAAAAATTAGTTGCATTCAAATCCATGAATATTGTCAAAAAACCACAAAACGTGAAATTAATAACTATTCATTAAATTGAATATTATTAATTATTTTTCTATTTTTTTATTTTTAACAACACAATTAAATACTATTTTTAACAAATCTATAATGGGATTCGAAAATTGGAGGAAATTAAATGAATATTGATATAGATAATTATTACAGTACTAGAAAAAATGTTTTTGAAAGAATACAAGATGCTAGTACTGCTACTAAAGTACTCATGTCCTTATTAATGGCATGTTTTACAGGTATAATGGCCCAAATCATTATTCCACTCCCATGGACTCCAGTTCCAATTACTGCACAAACTTTTGCAGTTTTATGTTCTGGTTTAATTTTAGGAAAAAAATACGGCTGTTTAAGTCAAATATTATATGTTGTTTTAGGTATCGCATTCATTCCATGGTTTGGTGGAATGACAGGTGGACTTGAAACCTTCTTAGGTTCCACATGCGGATTCTTTATCGGATTCATTATTGCTGCATACTTTGTAGGATTTATTACCGAAAGATATACCAAAGCACGTAATTTCACAAGAATGGCAATTGTAATTGGAATTGCAAATTTTGTATTGATTTATATTCCTGGATTAGCAGGTCTTGCTTTATTCCTTTCCACACAAGGAATGACTTTTGGAATTGTTGATCTTTTAATGATGGGACTCGTTCCATTTATTGCAGGAGATATCGTAAAAATATTAGGTGCAGCTTCAGTATCCAAAGTATTTTTACCTAAAGACTAAAAGGTTTTTAACCTTTCTTTTTTTATTTTGATTTAAATGAATTTAAAGTTGAGAGGACATCATTTGTTATGTCTTAAAGGTTTTCAGGGCTACGGCTATGATGAAAACTTTGTCCGGAATATGAAATATATTAATTCTAAACGAAAAGACAACTCAACAACTATTACACTTCTAGATTGCCCTGATGACATCTGCGCTTCTTGTCCTAATTTAAAGAACAACGTTTGTGAAGATGAAACTCAAAATGAAAGAATCATCGCAATGGACAGAGAAGTTTTAAAAAAATTTGATGTCAAAAAAGAACATAATTCTATAGAGTTATTTAAAAAAGTTGATGAAATATTCAATACAACCGAAAGTGTTTCTAAAATCTGTTATGAATGCATGTGGCATGAAAAATGCTTATTTTATCAAAAATTATTGAATAACCGATAGGTTTAAATACTACATAATAAATATATATTAAATGTTGTATACAGTACAACATGTATAGTCCCGTAGGGTAGTGGTAATCCTTCTAGGCTTTGGACCCGGAGACGGCGGTTCGACTCCGCTCGGGACTACTTAAAAACTTTTTTTACTGATATTTTATGGAAAAGCTATTACTTATTGGAATTGATACAAGAAGTATGCTTAACAGTGCATTAGATCTTGAATATGAAATTTTTTCAGCAAGTTATTTCTCAACTTCAGACACACCCACCATCAAAAACCAGAAAATCGTTTTAAAGGAAAGTGATGGGGAAAGTTGTGGAAGTTTTGAAGAAAACTTTGATCCCAAATACATTTTAGAATTTTCAAGAGACTTTATTGATGAAGTTGATTACATAATCCCT of Methanobrevibacter sp. contains these proteins:
- a CDS encoding biotin transporter BioY, producing MDIDNYYSTRKNVFERIQDASTATKVLMSLLMACFTGIMAQIIIPLPWTPVPITAQTFAVLCSGLILGKKYGCLSQILYVVLGIAFIPWFGGMTGGLETFLGSTCGFFIGFIIAAYFVGFITERYTKARNFTRMAIVIGIANFVLIYIPGLAGLALFLSTQGMTFGIVDLLMMGLVPFIAGDIVKILGAASVSKVFLPKD
- a CDS encoding DUF1284 domain-containing protein, translating into MNLKLRGHHLLCLKGFQGYGYDENFVRNMKYINSKRKDNSTTITLLDCPDDICASCPNLKNNVCEDETQNERIIAMDREVLKKFDVKKEHNSIELFKKVDEIFNTTESVSKICYECMWHEKCLFYQKLLNNR